A genome region from Variovorax paradoxus includes the following:
- a CDS encoding DUF2149 domain-containing protein, with protein MTRRQFSILSSLDSDDDDPVLSTINLIDVFMVVIGMLMIAVINNPMNPFAQDKVTIIRNEGQPNMEIVTREGRKVTRFKASGATGQGDGEKAGTAWRLKDGTMVYVPADAVPAGAAPAQGGK; from the coding sequence ATGACCCGACGCCAGTTCTCGATACTGAGCAGCCTGGACAGCGACGACGACGATCCGGTGCTCTCGACCATCAACCTGATCGACGTGTTCATGGTGGTGATCGGCATGCTGATGATCGCGGTCATCAACAACCCGATGAACCCCTTCGCGCAGGACAAGGTGACGATCATCCGCAACGAGGGCCAGCCGAACATGGAGATCGTGACCCGCGAGGGCCGCAAGGTCACGCGCTTCAAGGCCAGCGGCGCCACCGGGCAGGGCGATGGCGAGAAGGCCGGCACGGCGTGGCGGCTGAAGGACGGCACGATGGTCTACGTGCCGGCGGACGCCGTGCCTGCGGGTGCGGCGCCTGCGCAGGGCGGGAAGTGA
- a CDS encoding FecCD family ABC transporter permease codes for MNAAVRHTAHLRRILLLGAGLLVLGAAAVLLGLGIGSTGFESLWAARHDPVALQIVWDIRLPRTLGAWLAGALLGLAGAVAQGLFRNPLADPYLLGSASGASLGVAVALMLFGGSVASAQWVMRLGLTGAAFVGAVLAVMLTLMLARGVQQTLRLLLAGVIVGVVLGAAKDLITIASADILQALQGFILGSTGLVGWSACAVMALVCALCLLLGWALAPVLDGLALGEATARSLGLPLGAMRAALVVVLALATGAAVAQTGLIAFVGLAAPHLVRSIVKTTHARLIVLSALMGGLLLMAADLMARWLIAPQELPVGVLTAVLGGSYLLWLMHRRSARGGVA; via the coding sequence TTGAACGCCGCGGTCCGCCACACCGCCCACCTGCGCCGCATCCTGCTGCTTGGCGCTGGCCTGCTGGTGCTGGGCGCCGCGGCGGTGCTGCTGGGGCTGGGCATCGGCAGCACGGGTTTCGAAAGCCTGTGGGCGGCGCGGCACGACCCGGTGGCGCTGCAGATCGTGTGGGACATCCGGCTGCCGCGCACGCTCGGCGCCTGGCTGGCCGGGGCGCTGCTCGGGCTGGCCGGCGCGGTGGCGCAGGGCCTGTTCCGCAATCCGCTGGCCGACCCGTACCTGCTGGGCAGCGCCTCGGGCGCGTCGCTCGGCGTGGCGGTGGCGCTGATGCTGTTCGGCGGCTCGGTCGCCAGCGCGCAATGGGTGATGCGCCTCGGGCTCACCGGCGCGGCCTTCGTCGGCGCGGTGCTCGCGGTGATGCTCACGCTCATGCTCGCGCGCGGCGTGCAGCAGACCTTGCGGCTGCTGCTCGCGGGCGTGATCGTCGGCGTGGTACTCGGCGCGGCCAAGGACCTCATCACCATCGCCTCGGCAGACATCCTGCAGGCCCTCCAGGGCTTCATCCTCGGCAGCACCGGCCTGGTCGGCTGGAGCGCCTGCGCGGTGATGGCGCTGGTCTGCGCGCTGTGCCTGCTGCTGGGCTGGGCGCTCGCGCCGGTGCTCGACGGGCTCGCGCTCGGCGAGGCCACCGCACGCAGCCTGGGACTGCCGTTGGGTGCGATGCGCGCCGCGCTGGTGGTGGTGCTCGCGCTGGCCACCGGCGCGGCCGTGGCGCAGACCGGGCTGATCGCCTTCGTCGGCCTCGCGGCGCCGCACCTGGTGCGCTCGATCGTCAAGACCACGCACGCGCGGCTGATCGTGCTGTCGGCGCTCATGGGCGGGCTGCTGTTGATGGCCGCCGACCTGATGGCGCGCTGGCTGATCGCACCGCAGGAACTGCCGGTGGGCGTGCTCACGGCCGTGCTCGGCGGCAGCTACCTGCTGTGGCTGATGCACCGGCGCAGCGCCCGCGGAGGCGTGGCATGA
- a CDS encoding ABC transporter ATP-binding protein gives MSGGKVPALEARRLGATLGATAVLHDIDLALSAARWTSIVGPNGAGKSTLLKAMAGLLAHRGEVRLFGEPQAKVPARVRAQRLSWLGQSGTGEASADDLMVYDVAMLGRLPHQRWLAAPGAADREAVECALRSTQAWDWRDRPLGQLSGGERQRVLLARALAVEAELLLMDEPLANLDPPHQADWMQTVRALVAGGRTVVSVLHELPMALAADELVVMDHGRVVHHGGCSDAATHAALEQVFDHRIRVHRVADQWIALPR, from the coding sequence ATGAGCGGCGGCAAGGTGCCGGCGCTCGAGGCGCGCCGCCTCGGCGCCACGCTGGGCGCCACAGCGGTGCTGCACGACATCGACCTGGCGCTGTCGGCCGCCCGCTGGACCAGCATCGTCGGGCCCAACGGCGCAGGCAAGTCGACGCTGCTCAAGGCGATGGCCGGGCTGCTCGCGCACCGCGGCGAGGTGCGACTGTTCGGCGAGCCGCAGGCGAAGGTGCCGGCGCGCGTCCGTGCGCAGCGCCTGTCGTGGCTCGGCCAGAGCGGCACGGGCGAGGCCAGCGCCGACGACCTGATGGTCTACGACGTCGCGATGCTCGGCCGCCTGCCGCACCAGCGCTGGCTGGCCGCACCCGGCGCGGCCGACCGCGAGGCCGTGGAGTGCGCACTGCGCAGCACCCAGGCCTGGGACTGGCGCGACCGCCCGCTGGGCCAGCTCTCGGGCGGCGAGCGCCAGCGCGTGCTGCTGGCGCGCGCGCTCGCGGTCGAGGCCGAGCTGCTGCTGATGGACGAGCCGCTCGCCAACCTCGACCCGCCGCACCAGGCCGACTGGATGCAGACCGTCCGCGCGCTCGTGGCCGGCGGCAGGACCGTGGTCAGCGTGCTGCACGAGCTGCCCATGGCGCTGGCCGCCGACGAACTGGTGGTGATGGACCACGGCCGCGTCGTGCACCACGGCGGCTGCAGCGACGCCGCCACCCATGCCGCGCTGGAGCAGGTGTTCGACCACCGCATCCGCGTGCACCGCGTGGCGGACCAGTGGATCGCGCTGCCCAGATAA
- a CDS encoding MotA/TolQ/ExbB proton channel family protein — protein sequence MLAFDTVLFELARLFLWPVTLGVLLSFVYAVYCLGAFGIEYLQRRRDPARALVLQRHAQASQEQMELVVLKQLEGVRLCSRVAPMLGLIATMIPMGPALVAVASGESQGVAQSLAPAFASVIVALASASITFVVYTVRRRWLMRELVTVLDARDRLS from the coding sequence ATGCTGGCTTTCGACACCGTTCTCTTCGAGCTTGCGCGCCTCTTCCTCTGGCCGGTGACGCTGGGCGTGCTGCTGTCCTTCGTGTATGCGGTCTATTGCCTCGGCGCCTTCGGCATCGAGTACCTGCAGCGCCGCCGCGACCCGGCGCGCGCGCTGGTGCTGCAGCGCCATGCGCAGGCCAGCCAGGAGCAGATGGAGCTGGTGGTGCTCAAGCAGCTCGAAGGCGTGCGCCTGTGCAGCCGGGTGGCCCCGATGCTCGGGCTGATCGCCACCATGATCCCGATGGGGCCCGCCCTGGTGGCGGTGGCCTCGGGTGAATCGCAGGGCGTGGCGCAGAGCCTCGCGCCCGCGTTCGCCAGCGTGATCGTGGCGCTGGCGTCGGCCTCGATCACCTTCGTGGTCTACACCGTGCGCCGCCGCTGGCTCATGCGCGAACTGGTGACGGTGCTCGACGCGCGGGACCGGCTGTCATGA
- the cobO gene encoding cob(I)yrinic acid a,c-diamide adenosyltransferase, with protein MQIETPPSEKPYEKPEGERRGIVIVNTGDGKGKSTAAFGLALRAHGRGKAVKVYQFMKVPTARFGEHRMFEQIGIPIEGLGDGFSWKSQDLERSGQLARDGWEKARAAILSGEFFLVVLDEITYPLIYGWLPLEGVLETLRARPKHVHVAITGRRCPPEIIELADTVTEMTLVKHAFKAGIPAQRGIED; from the coding sequence ATGCAGATCGAAACACCCCCCAGCGAGAAACCCTACGAGAAGCCCGAGGGCGAGCGCCGCGGCATCGTCATCGTCAACACCGGCGACGGCAAGGGCAAGAGCACGGCCGCCTTCGGCCTCGCGCTGCGCGCGCACGGCCGCGGCAAGGCCGTGAAGGTCTACCAGTTCATGAAGGTGCCGACCGCGCGCTTCGGCGAGCACCGCATGTTCGAGCAGATCGGCATCCCGATTGAAGGGCTCGGCGACGGCTTCAGCTGGAAGAGCCAGGACCTCGAGCGTTCGGGCCAGCTCGCGCGCGACGGCTGGGAGAAGGCTCGTGCCGCCATCCTGTCGGGAGAATTCTTCCTGGTGGTGCTCGACGAGATCACCTATCCGCTCATCTACGGCTGGCTGCCGCTCGAAGGCGTGCTCGAGACGCTGCGCGCCCGGCCGAAGCACGTGCACGTGGCCATCACCGGCCGCCGCTGCCCGCCCGAGATCATCGAGCTGGCCGACACGGTGACCGAGATGACGCTGGTCAAGCATGCCTTCAAGGCCGGCATTCCCGCGCAGCGCGGCATCGAGGACTGA
- the bluB gene encoding 5,6-dimethylbenzimidazole synthase has protein sequence MAHAFEAGEAKGVYRAIHERRDMRHFAGGRVEPEVLRRLLDAAHHAPSVGFMQPWRFIRIRGEALRGQLHRVVEQERVHTARALGEREDEFMRLKVQGLLDAAELLAVTLADGREKHVFGRRTLPQMDLASASCAIQNLWLAARAEGLGMGWVSLFDPAEVAVLLGLPEGAEPIALLCLGPVHGFYEEPMLQRERWAKREPLASLVFDEGWGRPSDLFDRSSAGAS, from the coding sequence ATGGCGCATGCGTTCGAGGCCGGCGAGGCCAAAGGCGTCTACCGCGCCATCCACGAGCGGCGCGACATGCGCCACTTCGCGGGCGGGCGGGTGGAGCCCGAGGTGCTGCGCCGGCTGCTCGATGCGGCGCACCACGCGCCCAGCGTCGGCTTCATGCAGCCCTGGCGCTTCATCCGCATCCGGGGCGAGGCGCTGCGCGGGCAGCTCCATCGCGTGGTCGAGCAGGAGCGCGTGCACACCGCGCGCGCCCTGGGCGAGCGCGAGGACGAGTTCATGCGGCTCAAGGTGCAAGGCCTGCTCGACGCCGCCGAGCTGCTGGCGGTGACGCTGGCCGACGGCCGCGAGAAGCACGTGTTCGGCCGCCGCACCCTGCCGCAGATGGACCTGGCCTCGGCTTCGTGCGCCATCCAGAACCTGTGGCTCGCGGCGCGCGCGGAAGGGCTGGGCATGGGTTGGGTGTCGCTGTTCGACCCTGCCGAGGTGGCGGTGCTGCTCGGCCTGCCCGAAGGCGCCGAGCCCATCGCGCTGCTGTGCCTGGGCCCGGTGCACGGGTTCTACGAGGAGCCCATGCTGCAGCGCGAGCGCTGGGCGAAGCGCGAACCGCTCGCCTCGCTGGTGTTCGACGAAGGCTGGGGCCGGCCTTCGGACCTGTTCGACCGTTCTTCCGCTGGAGCTTCCTGA